A DNA window from Drosophila virilis strain 15010-1051.87 chromosome 4, Dvir_AGI_RSII-ME, whole genome shotgun sequence contains the following coding sequences:
- the Piezo gene encoding piezo-type mechanosensitive ion channel component isoform X4: MAFSYACLVLQRVVVPAVLVLASLMRPVGISFVYMLMFFMSPFIPLATRRNFKGSVTAFFIILVALSAFVLLGHIALQVAAVSVSLPIYDCSFSERLLRHIGFMSFVNLQPTAIVEWLAPEVLVFTTALASYLSVKRLAAQTLSAEQLENGELPESQSEHAVNQQAGSVANDANGADVQQATATTPLQQQQQQLRKRVSMISQHIHFEGLIKISPLFCLATLFFAAALRPSVPGGFYFLIFLLAGTYWATCQTLQRGFALLLRCVMVVLVLHSLCIVSYQTPWMQSHLNNTSLTARLIGLEPLIESECVPDIRILLYNNKLSLDSYLNPFALFFAYFALALTTKHLIKPRVSLRREQRATLNEPTETTPLVRQSTRKARSPQALESGGVVPTASSGSRGNDIQLDSLERRSEHENNTTSILDQISYGFVSVGGFIYQNSYIFTNILMMAWSIVYHSWLTFVLLLWANVLWMIPNQRKAMMRSSPFIVLYAELLLVAQYIYGMDLNNDELPTKVSTAGINLQQIGFERPIENQMRPCVPLIVKTAFVLMFWVTSRQFFKEKRDRRRDSTLADIIAPLQITVGSAGSTYLINDGKKTSKFLKKAGDVIKNLLVRLWIWLLVLVIFLCAITGEDMTGFRICYMALFLFFLLVFQSSSKAWVKIMYGFWLFLIFYAMSILILIYTYQFDKFDTYWKDYLNVSQTLQADIGLKLYKTKDLFLHLVSPTIIVILTVIQVHYFHKRFIASLQQQPTSGGAQGNAAAAAQQKRTETGALEAPPLKRRGSASSLRRSVGPTAEGVTGVATTTDFETSVRDLVRISFRKIKNKSEYIFKRFKTVFWRFLELHIMKAVYIAAFVCSVSEVCVLHIVFVGFCVLGATSRKAVQVVISRLISFIVTIIVLSKMIYQIEYLDHSQYSVTCSDNRTANNAEWVGLNKADKLEGGLMGLLRTYIIYMVIVTMHAVISLRQLQMRVKIGENSANQPKLLFQNITRADAEKDLVGLAKYLLNFGFYKFGIEISLIALVSTITYRQDIVAVAYALWLVVILLLKRSQCAKMWGIFQTFFAISILLQYIVLVGLPPSWCMVYPWDEGSFGESIQRWTMLPGALHFNHVPKLIFDFIVLIILNRQKSIFCIEQRYATNDDYPGGSNRSVIADIAQLGRVPFDNPTHDFCSYIRNYSDILKNGVLCGFYWFTLAVVFLAGTNIADLLALGYLIGAFVFLWQGSDFYLRPIKTIISRWKWLLAFNVANILIKTSFQMAGCLFMTPLTNNCCWLVHMLGITCTSNVVKELELVPGDETDLLIGPDGCPKITHQIVLLWDAICFAFIIFQLRIFKSHYFCHIITDTKANNILASRGADIIESLRQKQIAHRHDHEKQVLHKIKRKMERIRATQQKMLRPLDKQTHFDDHGYPLPAPTVRRRKEIKLHPHATRAGDYYMFEEMDDKFELDLIHDEIDFLEEENITESEMKMQRRKTLYDKSKDAPTDFFPSTSKGISKERDAAATTSSPKPAAKDVADLPTTAALATAAPREATSKETSDSKSKMEPDSGDVTAKDSDEDFDTNPIIRLLEGFLVTLTIRLNRFSRNYRFVNRILAGEKKTLKESSSLNRLGLSSAAAMFHFLKSNLESDENGGQPVSSSTPRRSQLATTTTPPTATTISDNEHFSTPLNTNTTTTPLTPPEQKQQQPPHPHDKPPATSTPQQSQPVDDIIEMPVDTVDAASSRKQSISSSPPTKGRKSDCGLPEIRIKAPSIERSGQQQQQQLTQPPPPPSHTPHHHHQAHHQQQASIGSGSLSKHWSYEHVDSAGEFNLEEENFAQRDHHIIVEVLISSWYALLANTDLICYIVVFINQVVNASLISLPLPIMVFLWGTLSLPRPTKTFWVTLIAYTQAIVLIKCIFQFKLIWANYHNLPNQPLAPAKIFGVEMKTHYAVYDLILLLVLFLHRYLLKSQGLWKSGYKDVDQQFTKPTASIDDREDSDNMSQPDSRQLNEDAAQKLSLQVSQVSLPGSPEYSKSAINQLERTKYTSSLHKFFFSLVHKSRLATDVYALMFLCDFVNFFVLLFGFTAFGTQQTESDGGVQTYLAENKVPVPFLIMLLVQFLLIVIDRALYLRKALVNKIIFHFFSVIGIHIWMFFVVPAVTERTFNSLAPPIIFYVIKCFYMLLSSYQIKSGYPKRILGNFFTKGFSMVNMIAFKVYMQIPFLYELRTILDWVCIDSTMTIFDWLKMEDIFSNIYLIRCTRQSETDFPAIRAQKKPSLSKLIMGGTVVLLIVICIWGPLCLFALGNAVGTSNVPYQVSVSIRIGPYDPIYTTNNYDSIFEIDSKMYGQMTNAFIKNKQALTFIAGYDATDVAAVKLAGNSPSLWNIAPPDRQRLANDLRNNHTLIARFSYSLTRKAPAKGLKENVGDEHIIKLDETFAGRTALINMLDETYEQLEGKVNSNANETTNVNGTISANDTINANGTTNANGTTNANATIPAKNASEVVVVLPNMIPKFIKVLNSGDAFVVTVLSGKEQEYRPLVIKMHRDNATNGLWWEIRDFCSDSFYTNTLKDLPYSDCSSGIVMYTFNDKKFPSTFSFLTAGGIIGLYTTFVLLASRFMKSFIGGQNRKIMFEDLPYVDRVLQLCLDIYLVREALEFALEEDLFAKLLFLYRSPETLIKWTRPKEDYMDDDGDTDSIPSRMSVRRPEQLQQHQYQQQQQQ, from the exons ATGGCCTTCAGCTATGCCTGCCTTGTGCTCCAGCGCGTCGTTGTGCCGGCCGTGCTCGTGTTGG CTTCGCTGATGCGGCCGGTGGGCATATCGTTTGTGTACATGTTAATGTTCTTCATGTCGCCATTCATACCACTCGCAACGCGCCGCAACTTCAAGGGTTCTGTCACCGCCTTCTTTATCATCCTGGTGGCATTGAGCGCCTTTGTGCTGCTGGGTCACATTGCGCTTCAGGTGGCAGCTGTCAGCGTCTCGTTGCCCATCTACGATTGCTCCTTCAGCGAGCGACTGCTGCGTCACATTGGCTTCATGAGTTTTGTGAACTTGCA gCCCACAGCCATCGTTGAGTGGCTGGCACCGGAGGTTTTGGTCTTTACCACGGCGCTGGCCTCGTATCTCAGCGTGAAGCGCTTGGCCGCACAAACGCTGAGCGCCGAGCAGCTGGAGAATGGCGAACTGCCAGAATCGCAGTCGGAGCATGCTGTTAACCAGCAGGCGGGCAGCGTTGCCAACGATGCCAACGGCGCCGATGTGCAACAGGCGACTGCCACCACGccgctgcaacaacagcagcagcagctgcgtaaACGCGTCTCCATGATCAGCCAGCACATACACTTTGAGGGATTGATCAAGATAT cacCTCTTTTCTGCCTGGCCACATTGTTTTTTGCGGCCGCACTGCGTCCATCTGTGCCGGGTGGCTTTTATTTTCTCATTTTCCTGCTGGCGGGCACCTACTGGGCAACCTGCCAGACGCTGCAACG tggctttgctttgctgctgcgctgcgtGATGGTCGTCCTTGTGCTGCATTCGCTGTGCATTGTTTCCTATCAGACGCCCTGGATGCAGAGCCATCTCAATAATACCAGCCTGACGGCACG TTTGATTGGCCTGGAGCCGCTCATTGAGTCCGAATGCGTGCCGGATATACGCATCCTGCTGTACAATAATAAACTCTCCCTGGACTCGTATCTCAATCCGTTCGCCTTGTTCTTTGCCTACTTTGCGCTGGCGCTGACCACAAAGCATCTCATCAAGCCGCGG GTTTCTTTGCGCCGTGAACAGCGTGCAACGTTAAATGAACCGACTGAGACGACGCCT CTGGTGCGCCAGAGCACACGCAAGGCGCGCTCGCCCCAGGCACTGGAGTCCGGCGGTGTGGTTCCGACAGCGTCCAGTGGCTCTCGCGGCAATGATATACAGCTGGACTCGCTGGAGAGACGTTCCGAGCATGAAAATAATACCACCTCCATACTCGATCAAATCTCATACGGTTTTGTCAGCGTCGGCGGCTTCATCTATCAGAATAGCTATATATTCACCAATATTCTGATGATG GCCTGGTCCATAGTCTACCACAGCTGGCTGAcctttgtgctgctgctgtgggcgAATGTGCTGTGGATGATACCCAATCAGCGCAAGGCCATGATGCGTTCCAGTCCATTTATTGTGCTGTATgcggagctgctgctggtggcccAATATATCTATGGCATGGATCTGAACAACGACGAGCTGCCGACCAAGGTCTCA ACGGCGGGCATTAATCTGCAACAGATTGGCTTCGAGCGACCCATTGAGAATCAAATGCGTCCGTGTGTGCCGCTGATAGTGAAGACCGCGTTTGTGCTAATGTTCTGGGTGACTTCGCGCCAGTTCTTTAAGGAGAAGCGGGACAGACGACGCGATAGCACGTTGGCGGACATTATAGCACCGCTGCAGATAACCGTGGGCTCGGCGGGCTCCACCTACCTCATCAACGATGGCAAGAAGACCTCAAAGTTCCTAAAGAAAGCTGGCGATGTGATTAAGAATTTGCTGGTGCGCCTCTGGATCTGGCTGCTGGTGTTGGTCATCTTTTTGTGCGCCATTACGGGCGAGGATATGACCGGTTTTCGCATCTGCTATATGGCATTGTTCCTATTCTTCTTGCTGGTGTTTCAATCATCGTCCAAGGCCTGGGTTAAGATCATGTACGGCTTTTGGCTGTTCCTAATCTTTTACGCCATGTCcatattgatattgatctaTACATATCAGTTTGATAAGTTTGACACCTACTGGAAGGACTATCTCAATGTGTCCCAAACGCT GCAAGCTGATATTGGCCTGAAGCTATACAAGACTAAGGATCTGTTCCTGCACTTGGTATCGCCCACGATTATTGTCATATTGACTGTGATACAGGTGCATTACTTCCACAAGCGCTTCATTGCCtccctgcagcagcagcctacGTCTGGCGGGGCACAAGgcaacgccgccgccgccgcacaACAGAAGCGCACAGAAACAGGTGCCTTGGAGGCACCGCCACTGAAGCGTCGCGGCAGCGCCAGTTCCTTGCGCCGTTCCGTTGGTCCCACAGCTGAAGGCGTAACGGGCGTTGCAACCACCACCGATTTTGAGACATCGGTACGGGATTTGGTGCGCATCTCGTTCCGCAAGATCAAAAACAAATCGGAGTACATATTCAAGCGTTTCAAGACCGTCTTCTGGCGCTTCCTGGAGCTGCACATCATGAAGGCCGTTTATATAGCGGCCTTCGTGTGCAGCGTCAGCGAAGTATGCGTCCTGCACATTGTCTTTGTGGGCTTCTGTGTGCTAGGCGCCACCTCTCGCAAGGCTGTGCAGGTGGTTATCAGTCGCCTGATTAGCTTCATAGTTACCATCATTGTGCTGTCCAAGATGATATATCAAATCGAGTATTTGGATCATTCGCAATATAGCGTCACCTGC TCGGACAATCGCACCGCCAACAATGCCGAATGGGTGGGCCTCAACAAGGCCGATAAACTGGAGGGCGGTCTAATGGGTCTGCTGCGCACCTACATTATTTATATGGTGATTGTCACCATGCACGCGGTCATATCGCTGCGCCAGCTCCAGATGCGCGTCAAGATTGGCGAGAATAGCGCCAATCAGCCAAAGCTGCTCTTCCAGAATATCACGCGTGCCGATGCTGAGAAGGATTTGGTTGGCCTGGCCAAGTATTTGTTGAACTTTGGCTTTTATAAATTCGGCATTGAGATATCGCTGATAGCCCTTGTCTCGACCATTACGTACCGTCAGGATATTGTTGCGGTAGCCTATGCCCTGTGGCTGGTCGTCATCCTGCTGCTAAAGCGTTCGCAGTGTGCCAAAATGTGGGGCATATTCCAGACCTTCTTCGCCATCTCCATACTGCTGCAGTATATTGTGCTGGTGGGTCTGCCGCCTAGCTGGTGTATGG TGTATCCTTGGGATGAGGGATCCTTTGGCGAGAGCATTCAACGCTGGACCATGCTGCCGGGCGCCTTGCACTTCAATCATGTGCCCAAGCTGATCTTCGATTTCATTGTGCTCATCATACTGAATCGCCAGAAGAGCATCTTCTGCATTGAGCAGCGGTATGCTACCAATGATGATTATCCCGGTGGCAGCAATCGCAGTGTAATTGCGGACATTGCCCAGTTGGGACGTGTGCCATTTGACAATCCCACGCATGATTTCTGCTCCTATATACGCAACTATTCGGATATATTGAAGAATGGCGTTTTGTGTGGCTTCTATTGGTTCACCTTGGCTGTGGTCTTTCTGGCCGGCACTAATATAGCGGATCTGCTGGCGCTGGGCTATTTGATTGGCGCCTTTGTGTTCCTCTGGCAGGGCTCTGATTTTTATTTGCGTCCCATCAAAACAATCATCAGCCGCTGGAAATGGCTGCTGGCCTTCAATGTGGCCAATATACTGATCAAGACAAGCTTCCAAATGGCGGGCTGTTTATTTATGACGCCGCTGACCAACAACTGCTGCTGGCTGGTGCATATGTTGGGCATTACCTGCACCAGCAATGTGGTCAAGGAGCTGGAACTGGTGCCCGGCGATGAGACGGATCTACTGATTGGACCCGATGGCTGCCCCAAGATCACGCATCAAATTGTGCTGCTCTGGGATGCGATTTGTTTTGCGTTTATCATATTTCAGTTGCGCATCTTTAAGTCGCATTATTTCTGTCATATCATCACGGACACCAAGGCAAACAATATACTCGCCTCCAG AGGCGCGGACATTATTGAGAGCCTGCGGCAGAAGCAAATTGCCCATCGTCATGACCATGAGAAGCAGGTGCTGCACAAGATTAAGCGCAAAATGGAACGCATACGTGCCACACAACAGAAGATGCTGCGTCCACTGGATAAACAGACCCACTTTGATG ACCATGGTTATCCACTTCCTGCACCAACAGTACGCAGAAGGAAGGAAATTAAATTGCATCCACATG CTACGCGCGCCGGCGACTATTATATGTTTGAGGAAATGGATGACAAGTTCGAGCTGGATTTAATACACGATGAGATTGATTTTCTCGAGGAGGAAAACATAACGGAAagcgaaatgaaaatgcaGCGACGCAAGACGCTATACGAT AAATCAAAGGATGCGCCCACCGATTTCTTTCCCTCGACGAGCAAGGGCATCTCCAAGGAACGCGATGCAGCGGCCACCACAAGCAGTCCCAAGCCAGCTGCCAAGGATGTAGCCGATTTGCCAACAACGGCTGCATTGGCGACGGCAGCGCCACGCGAGGCCACCTCCAAGGAGACCTCGGACAGTAAATCGAAAATGGAACCGGATAGCGGCGATGTGACGGCCAAGGATTCGGATGAGGATTTCGATACGAATCCCATTATACGCCTGCTGGAGGGCTTTCTGGTTACCTTAACCATACGCCTGAATCGCTTCTCGCGCAATTATCGCTTCGTCAATCGGATTTTGGCGGGCGAGAAGAAAACTCTCAAA GAATCCAGCTCGCTGAATCGTTTGGGCCTCTCCAGCGCCGCGGCCATGTTCCATTTTCTGAAATCGAATCTCGAGAG TGATGAAAACGGTGGTCAGCCAGTTTCATCATCTACACCGCGTCGCTCACAGctggccacaacaacaacaccgcccacagcaacaacaatatcagaCAATGAACACTTCAGCACACCACTtaacacaaatacaacaaccaCACCGCTCACACCGccagaacaaaaacaacagcaaccaccACATCCACACGATAAACCACCAGCAACCAGTACGCCACAGCAATCACAACCAGTCGACGATATCATCGAAATGCCTGTAGATACCGTTGATGCAGCAAGCTCTAG AAAACAATCAATCAGTTCATCGCCGCCAACGAAAGG CCGCAAATCGGACTGCGGCCTGCCTGAGATACGCATTAAAGCGCCATCTATTGAGCGcagcgggcagcagcagcagcagcagttaacGCAGCCGCCTCCGCCGCCGTCTCACAcgcctcatcatcatcatcaagcgcatcatcagcagcaggcgAGCATCGGCTCGGGTTCGCTCAGCAAGCACTGGTCCTACGAGCACGTGGACAG CGCTGGTGAATTCAATCTGGAGGAGGAGAACTTTGCGCAGCGGGATCATCACATCATTGTCGAGGTGCTAATTTCCTCCTGGTATGCGCTACTGGCCAATACGGATCTCATTTGTTATATTGTGGTGTTCATCAATCAG GTGGTCAATGCCAGTCTCATCTCGTTACCGCTGCCCATTATGGTGTTCCTTTGGGGCACACTATCGCTGCCGCGTCCCACGAAAACGTTTTGGGTCACATTGATTGCATACACGCAGGCCATTGTCCTGATCAAGTGCATCTTTCAGTTCAAATTGATTTGGGCCAACTATCACAATTTGCCCAATCAGCCGCTCGCGCCGGCCAAAATCTTTGGCGTCGAGATGAAAACCCACTATGCGGTCTATGATTTGATAttgctgttggtgctgttCCTGCATCGCTATCTGCTCAAGTCGCAGGGCCTGTGGAAGTCCGGCTACAAGGATGTAGATCAGCAGTTTACCAAGCCCACGGCCAGCAT CGATGATCGCGAGGATAGCGATAATATGTCACAGCCGGACTCCCGCCAGCTAAATGAGGATGCCGCACAGAAGCTCAGCCTGCAGGTTAGCCAGGTCTCCCTGCCTGGCTCGCCCGAGTACAGCAAATCGGCTATCAATCAATTGGA ACGCACTAAGTATACGTCCTCGCTGCACAAGTTCTTCTTCAGTCTGGTGCACAAATCCCGCCTGGCCACCGATGTCTATGCGCTGATGTTCCTCTGCGATTTTGTGAACTTCTTTGTGCTGCTCTTCGGCTTTACCGCATTTGGC ACTCAACAAACGGAGAGCGATGGCGGCGTCCAAACCTATTTGGCGGAGAATAAGGTGCCGGTGCCGTTTCTGATCATGTTGCTGGTGCAGTTCCTGTTGATTGTCATCGATCGAGCACTTTATCTGCGCAAGGCTTTGGTCAACAAGATCATATTCCATTTCTTCTCGGTTATTGGCATACACATCTGGATGTTCTTTGTGGTACCGGCTGTGACGGAGCGAACATTCAATTCGCTCGCACCGCCAATTATATTCTATGTGATCAAGTGCTTCTATATGCTGCTGAGCTCCTATCAGATCAAGTCGGGCTATCCGAAGCGCATTCTGGGCAACTTCTTTACCAAGGGCTTCTCGATGGTCAATATGATTGCGTTCAAGGTGTACATGCAGATACCCTTCCTTTATGAGTTGCGCACCATACTCGACTGGGTGTGCATTGATAGCACCATGACCATCTTTGATTGGCTTAAAATGGAGGACATCTTCTCGAATATATATCTGATACGTTGCACCCGGCAATCGGAAACGGATTTCCCTGCAATTCGCGCACAGAAAAAGCCCTCCCTCTCCAAGCTAATAATGGGCGGCACTGTTGTTTTATTGATTGTCATCTGTATTTGGGGACCGCTCTGCTTGTTTGCGTTGGGCAATGCTGTGGGCACGTCGAATGTGCCCTATCAGGTGTCGGTGTCCATACGCATCGGTCCCTACGATCCCATATATACGACCAATAACTATGATAGCATATTTGAGATTGACTCCAAGATGTATGGCCAGATGACGAACGCGTTCATTAAGAACAAACAGGCGTTGACCTTTATAGCTGGCTACGATGCCACCGATGTGGCTGCTGTCAAGCTGGCGGGCAACTCGCCTTCACTGTGGAATATAGCTCCGCCGGATAGGCAGCGCTTGGCCAACGATTTGCGTAACA ATCACACGCTCATTGCGCGCTTTTCCTATTCGCTGACTCGCAAGGCGCCCGCCAAGGGACTCAAGGAAAACGTGGGCGATGAGCACATCATCAAGCTGGATGAAACGTTCGCGGGACGCACTGCACTTATCAATATGCTCGACGAGACATATGAGCAACTGGAGGGCAAGGTCAATAGCAATGCCAATGAGACTACCAATGTCAATGGCACCATCAGTGCAAACGACACCATCAATGCGAATGGCACCACCAATGCGAATGGCACcaccaatgccaatgccaccATCCCAGCCAAAAACGCAAG